The region TAGAAGCTCAAGGGGTGGGGACAGACCCAGACTGCCCAGGACCTGGACTCACCAGGGGACCACAGCTCTTGCCCTCGAATCGGGGGTGCAGCGTGAAGGGAACCCCATCCATGGCTGAGGAAAGCGGATGAGACGGGTGGAGCTGAGGCTGAGGAGACCTGAAGCCCGCCTGTTGCCTACCCCACCCCAAGAAGGCCAGCCCAGAGGTCTCGGCTCTTCCCAGTCTGGACAGAACAGGGCAAGCCCAGGGCTGGTCCAACCCTGCCCTGGCCTCTACCTGGGGGTACAGCCTCGAACCAGtcttacccccacccccaccccagggcgtCAATCTCCCCACCCTGCTCTCACCTGAGATGCCATAGAGGTTGGAGGCCTCGTAGATGGAGTCGCTCCTCCGCAGGGTGGAAGCCCGAGAGCCCAGTCTGGATAGTGTCCGCTCCGGGAAGCCACCCTTGCTGATGGAGGCAGGACAGCCCAGGTCAGAGACCCCATGCTGAAcctgcccccccccgccccatagCCGGAGGACTCACCTCGGCTGGCCAGGCGAGTCCAGGGAGAGGTCCCTCACATCTCGGCTAAGAGCTCGGGGCTTGGGCACTGGCCGAGGGGCCTTGGCCTTCCTGCACCAAATGGCAAAGCCCCCCATATCCCtaggggaggaagaagagagagaaggggctCTGGCCTGACGTGCAGCCAGAGATGAGAACAGCGGCCAGAGGGAAGACGAGCTCTGGTGACCTCACGTCTCAGCCTACACCATCAGCAACATCCTAACACACTGCCGGGTTCAGTCACCATATCAGGCACTTTAGACACACTAGCTCCTCACCACCGCCCAGTGAGATCCCAGTACAACTGTCCCCATCTTaacatgtggaaactgaggcacagcgaGGTGGCAGGAGGGATGGGGGGACTCATGGGAGTCCCTGAGAGTCAGAGGGGTAGGTAGGGAGTTGGGAGGGCAAAGAAGGAAGTTGGGGGAGCAGGCCTACCCTACTCGCAGGTATCCAGGGACTGTCTTGGTTTTCCCACTCAGTCGGATGTCAAAGACAGCTGTGTCCGCGGCCCCCAAGGGCACCAGCTTCACACACATGCGTTTCTTCTTGGACACGGAGGCCTctgggagttggggggggggtggggagcaagggggtgagAAGAGGCAAGAAGCAGGGAAGGGGCCCCAAGATGGCTCCAGATCACTCTCCAGTGTGCTGTTTAAGGGAGCTATCTGTATGGCGTGGGGCAGTGGTTATATCATGAATGGTAAAGTCATAGGAAGAGAACCCATGATGCTTTTAGGAG is a window of Muntiacus reevesi chromosome 1, mMunRee1.1, whole genome shotgun sequence DNA encoding:
- the MVB12A gene encoding multivesicular body subunit 12A, giving the protein MDPGPGANGMPLAGLAWSSASAPPPRGFSAIFCTVEGAPASFGKTFAQKSGYFLCLNPLGSLENPQENVVVDIQILVDKSPLPPGFSPVCDPLDSKASVSKKKRMCVKLVPLGAADTAVFDIRLSGKTKTVPGYLRVGDMGGFAIWCRKAKAPRPVPKPRALSRDVRDLSLDSPGQPSKGGFPERTLSRLGSRASTLRRSDSIYEASNLYGISAMDGVPFTLHPRFEGKSCGPLAFSAFADLTIKSLADIEAEYNYGFVVEKTAAARLPPSVS